GGCTGCTGTTCGTCGACGGGCCCACCTCGTATGCCCGCCAGCAGCCGAACGAAGCGGCGGAGATCGTGCTGACGTCGGTGGATCCGGCGGGCGGGCTCCGGGCGGTCCTCGCGGATGGGACCCTCAAGGCCTACGACGTGCGCGGCGAGACCCGCTGGATCCTCCCCGTCTCCCTGAGCGCGCCCCTGAGCGCCGTGGGCGTGGATGCCCGGGGAAACACCCTGGTGCTGGCGGCGGGTGACACCCAATTCGGTCCTTCGACGGTGGAGGGGCTGTGGGTGGACGGCGACGGTCAGCCCGGTCAGTCCTTCCTCGCGCTGGCCCAGGCCCCATCCGGCAGCTACGAGCTCATGCCCCAGGCGAAGGAAGGGCTGTTCCTGGCCGTCAACCACGGCGCGAGGACGTGGGCCGCGGCCTTCGAATCCCTCAAGCCCGAGGCAGGCCCCGCGCCTGAGTGGCTCGCCCGGGGAGCGGAACGGCCCCTCCTGCGGCTTCCGGGAGGCAAGGGCTACTTCCGGCCTTCCGTCACCCAGGTGGGCTACTCCATCTGCGAGCGGCAGGCGGAGCTCGTCTCGCCGACGGGCAGTTCATGCGGCACGCTTCCGTTCCCCACCACCTCCGACGATGCCTCCTATTTCTGCGAGCACCTGATGCTGGGCGCCGACGGGACGGTGGTCGAGCCGCTGAGCTCGAAGTACATGGGGAGCCCCGGCAACCCAGGGCCGGATGACCCGCAGCCGGAGTGGGGACTGCACTGCAAGGTCCGGTACTGGCCGAGGCTGCTCCAGTAGAGGCGTTCCCACCGGAGATGAACAACGCCCGCGTTCCCTGAAGGGAAACGCGGGCGTCTTCAGTCCCGGATGGGCGGTCCCATCCACCACGGGCCCTAGTAGTACATCGGGCCGCCTGGCAGGTTGTAGGTATACGGGTATGACGTATCCGGCACGGTGACCCCCACGATGCCCGAGCCATTGAAGTACGAAGAGGGGATCTGGAACCGGAAACCATGGTTCCCCGTGAGCCCGAACTGCCGGTTGATGTCCGGCCGGAGCTGGTCGGTCTGGACGGTGAAGGTCGTGCCCGTCATGGGAAATGATGTCCGGGTGAGGTTCACGGTGACCGTGAGCGGCGCCTCCGGCGTCCTGCGGTCGAAGACCCACCCCGTCACCCAGCCCGCGCTGTCGATGCCCTCGATCGCGCCCTTGAACTTGAAGCAGAGGCGATTGCTGGTGAAGCCCGGAGTGGCGCAGAGGGCATTCAGCATGGGGCGGATCACAGTTCCTACCCCCGTCGGGACCAGCGTCGACTGGGCAGCCACCTTACAGGTACCCGTCGGGCCGTCTACGTACTCCCCTCCCCTCGCGCCGGTCACCACGGCAACAACGGTATTGCCGTCGCGCGCGTAGACCGCTCCTCCCGAATTGCCCCGGAAGATATCCAGGCTCACTTCATAAAAAGAGCCGCTCGTTCCGGTCGACCGCACCGTCCCACCCGAATCAATCTTCAATGGCATCCCTGAAGACGATCCAATCGTTGCAACAGGGGCCCCGAACGAGAGCGGATAGGTACCAAAGGCCACCCTTGCAGGGGTGAAGCGCGGTGTGGCAGACCGATCCAGTCGCACGAATGCATAGTCATTCGGGTCGGTGGACCCTCCCATCAGGACGACCTCGCTGACCGTGAAGATATCCTCACTGGTCACGGTCGCCACTGTCGTCGCGGAGGGCCTGTAATAGCCAAACGACCATTTGCTCCCGACGATCGAACCGGTGAAGCAGTGCCCTGCCGTCAGGATCAGGTCATCATCCACGAGCACCCCCGAGCAGGAGCCCACTGTCGGGTCGTTGAGGAAGCGCTCGGTGGGGCAGAGGTTGTACTTGGCCCCCAGCGTCGGGCTCGCCGCGACGGACGCGGGTGTCGCGGACCCGTAAATGGGAGTGGAGTGGAGCGCGAGGTCAACCAACGCGGGATCCGGATGGGCGTAGACATCCGTGCGGTCGTCGGTCCAATCATAGGCGCGGTCCTTGCGGCTGCGCAGCTCGACGGCATCAGGAGCCTCCTCCGAGGATCCACACGCCCCGGCCGACAGCCCAGACACAACCGCCATCCACAGCGCCACACTTCGCGAGGCGCCCCAACGCGCCACGTTCGTCTTGTTTGTCATAGTCCCCTTCACGGAAAGCGCGGGGGCTTTTAGACAAACCAGACATCAATGAAAGGAATTATTTCCCCGTGAACGATTCCAGCGCCGCACATGGCGTGGGAACTGCGTCTGCACGGAGACCGAAGCGCGGAGCCGGGTGGCGGCTGCTGACGCGGCTTCGAGAGGGTTGAGACAGTGCGCCCAGAGGGACTTGAACCCCCAACCCTCGGCTTCGAAGGCCGATGCTCTATCCAGTTGAGCTATAGGCGCGGGGAAGCAAAGAAGGGCGAATGACCGGGATCGAACCGGCAACCTCCGGAGTCACAGTCCGGCGCTCTAACCAGTTGAGCTACATTCGCCGTCACTTCGCACGTCACACGGCGTTGATGCGGCGGTCTCCTACCGTGGAAACCGGGGCCGTTCAAGGCCCAAATCATTCCCCAGCCAGCAGATTTGCGCCCCAGGCAGGACTCGAACCTGCGACCCCCGACTTAGAAGGTCGGTGCTCTATCCAGCTGAGCTACTGGAGCTGGCCCGTCCTGACTGCTGAAACACCACAAGCACTTCAAATCGGGGCGAGAGGATTCGAACCTCCGACCCCCTGCGCCCAAGGCAGGTGCGCTACCAGGCTGCGCTACGCCCCGAGAAGTGCCGCATTCTTCGCCCAACGCGGACGGACGCGCAAGCTTGCTGTTCCTGACGCCCGCCCGCCCGGTCAGAGCGCCAACAGATGGCGCCGCATCAACTGGAAGGCCCGGGCCCGGTGCGACACCCGGGACTTCTCCTCCGGGGCCAGCTCCGCCATGGAGCGCCCGCCCTCCCCCGCCACCTGGAACACGGGGTCGTAGCCGAAGCCGTTCGTCCCCTTGGGCGAGCGCAGGATGACGCCCTCGCAGCGGCCCACCTCCACGTGGGGGGCATCGCCCTTCCCCGTCACCAGGGCCAGGGCGCAGCGGAAGGACGCGGTGCGCTTCTCCTCCGGCACGTCCGCCAGCTCCTGGAGCAGCTTCTCGTACCGGTCCTTGTCGCTGCCCGGCGCGTACCGGGCGGAGTGCACGCCGGGCCGCCCGTCCAGCGCGTCCACGCACAGCCCGGAGTCGTCCGCCAGCGCGGGCAGGCCGGTGGCCAGGGAGTACTCGCGGGCCTTCTTCACCGCGTTCTCCTCGAAGGTGGCGCCGTCCTCCACGGGCTCCGGCACGGGGGGCAGGTCCTTGAGGGACACCACCTCCACGGCGTCGCCCACCAGCAGGCGCAGCTCGCGCACCTTGCCGGCGTTGCCGGTGGCGAAGAGCAGCTTCGGCTTCATCCCAGCACCTTCGCCTGCGCGGCGGCGAGCTGCTGGATGGCGGCCAGACCTCCGTCCAGCATCGCGTCCATGGACTTGCGGTCGAAGAGCTTGTGCTCGGCGGTGCCCTGCACCTCCACGATGCGGCCGTCGCCCGTGGCCACGAGGTTCAGGTCCACCTCCGCGGTGGAGTCCTCGTCGTAGTCCAGGTCCACGCGCACCTCGCCGTTCACCACGCCCACGGAGACGGCCGCGAGCGGGGTGAGGCCCTTCAGGATGCCCGGCTTGTTGAGCGAGCGCATGGCCAGCACCAGCGCCACGTACGCGCCGGTGATGGACGCGGTGCGCGTGCCGCCGTCCGCCTGGATGACGTCGCAGTCCAGCGTGAAGGTGCGCACGCCCAGGGCCTGCAGGTCCACGGACGCGCGCAGGGCCCGGCCGATGAGGCGCTGGATCTCCATGGTGCGGCCGGACTGCTTGCCCTTGGCGGCCTCACGCGAGCCGCGGGTGTGCGTGGCGCGCGGGAGCATGCCGTACTCGGCCGTCACCCAGCCCGAGCCCTTGCCCATCAGGTGCGGCGGGACGCGGTCCTCCACCGAGCAGGTGACGAGCACCTTGGTGTGGCCGAACTCCACCTGGACGGAGCCCTCCGCGTAGCGGTTGACGTTGGGCGTGAGGGTGACAGGCCGGAGGTCCAGCGCACCACGGTTGAAGGAACGCACGAGGGAAGGCTCCTGACAGGGAGGGACGGGCAAAGCCCCCACGCTTTATCAGGGCGCGGTGGATCCAGCCACCGGTTGCGGGGGCGAGGAGTCCCGCCGGCGCGTCTCCCGGAGGAAGGCCTGCACCCCGTCCGCGATGGCCTCCGCCAGGGTCTCCTGGTACGCGGCCTTCCCCAGCCGCGCGCCCTCCTGCGGGTGGGAGATGAAGCCCACTTCAATCAGCACCGCCGGCGCCTCCACGCCCGTGAGGACGAAGAAGGGGGCCTGCTGCACGCCCCGGTCCGCCGCACCGCTCCTGGAAACGAGGCGCGGGTGGATGGCATAGGCCAGCCGGGACGCGTCCGTGTGCGCCTCCGTGCGTGCCAGGTCATCCAGGATGAAGGCCAGCGTGGAGTGGCCCCGCGCGGAGCGGGCCGTGGGCGCTTCTGCGTTCTCGCGGTCCGCCACCGCCCGCGCCGCCTCACCGGAGGCGTTGGCGGAGAGGAAGTACGTCTCGATGCCTTCCGTGCGCTCGCGCAGGCGCTTCGTGGGCATGGAGTTGGCGTGGATGGAGAGGAAGAGGTCCGGCCGCTGGATGTTGGAGAACTCCACCCGCTCCGACAGCGCCATCTGCGTGTCGCGCTCGCGCGTGAGGAACACCTCGCTGCCCGCGGCCTCCAGCTTCTCGCGCAGGCGCTGGGCAATCTGGAGGGCGATCTCCTTCTCCCAGAGGTCTCCGGGCCCCTTCGCGCCCTCCTTCGCCCCGCCATGTCCCGGGTCGATGACGATGCGCGCACCGCGCTCCCCCGCCCCGGCGAGGGCCGGCAGGAGGCACGCGAGCAGGAGGGGGCGGAGGGGGAAGCGGCGAGGCGACATTCGCTCGCGGATGTTAGCGGAGGCCCGGCCCGGAGGCGAAATCCGCTCCCCCGGGCCGGCGTGCTTCAGCCGATGACGTCGATGCCGGGACGGCCCGCCTGGACCTCGCCGATGAGGGCCGCGTCCACGCCCGCCTTCTCCAGCGCCTGGATGGCCTTGAGCGCGTGGCGCGCGGGCACGCTGGCCAGCAGGCCGCCGTTGGTCTGCGCGTCCGCGAGCAGCCACTGGATGTGCTCCGGCAGCCCCTCCGGGAACGTCACCTGCTTCTTCACGTGGGCGAGGTTCGTCTTCGTGCCGCCCGGAATCACGCCGGCCTCCGCCAGCGCGGGCACCTCCGCGATGAGCGGGATGCGCTCCAGGTCCAGCGCCGCGCGCGTCTTCGCGCCGGTCATCATCTCCAGCAGGTGGCCCAGGAGGCCGAAGCCCGTCACGTCCGTGAGCGCGTGTACCTTGAAGGCGCCCGACGCGAACACCTCACCGGCAGCCTTGTTGAGCGTGGCCATCTGCGCCGTCACGCGCTTGGTGAGCTGCTTGGACGCAAGCCCCCGCTTGATGGCGGTGGTGGCGATGCCCGTGCCCACGGGCTTGGTGAGCAGCAGCACGTCCCCCGGCTTCGCGCCCGCGTTGGTGAGCACCTTCTTCGGGTGCACCACGCCGGTGACGGCCATGCCGAACTTGGGCTCCGGGTCGCGGATGCTGTGGCCGCCCAGGATGGGGATGCCCGCCTCGTCCGCCTTGGACTGGCCACCCGCCAGGATCTTCTGCAGCGTCTTGAGCGGCAGCTCGTCCGGGAAGCACACCAGGTTGAGCGCGAACAACGGCTTCGCGCCCATGGCCCAGATGTCCGACAGCGCGTTGGCCGCGGCGATGGCGCCGAACTGGAACGGGTCGTCCACGAGCGGCGGGAAGAAGTCCACCGTCTCCACCACGGCCATGCCCGGCGCCACCTGGTACACGGCGGCGTCGTCGTTCGTGTTGAAGCCCACCAGGGCCCGAGGGTGGGACGCCGCCCCCTTGAGCCCGCCCAGGACCGTCGCCAGGTCCCCCGCCTTGAGCTTCGCCGCGCAGCCCGCGCAGTGGCTCATCTCCGTGAGGCGCTTCTTCGGCGCCACCGGCTTCCCGCCCGCCATGGTTGCCTGCCTTACTCCGCGCGCACGTAGTCGCGCTTCATGAGCTGCACCACCGTCTCGGCGGTGAGCACGTCGTCGCCGTCCGAGTGGTCCAGCACGCCGCCCAGCGAGCCGTGGTTGTGCACGAGCTGCAGCACGTCCAGCATCTCCGGCGTCAGCTCCTTGAGCGGCGCCGTCAACGGCTGCGCGATGCGCAGCGCCGTGGCCATGGGCGGCAGGTTCGGCTGCAGGCGCTTGAACTCGTCCAGCTGCCGCAGGGCGTCCATCAGGAGCGCTTCCGTGGAGGAGTCCAGCTCCACCATGAACTCCTGCGTGTCCGCGGGGCGCAGCTCGAAGTCACCCTCTTCCCAGGTGACGATGCGGTTGAAGCTCTTCTGCGGGCCCAGGTTGTGGTTGTCGTCGATGACCGCGTAGTACACGCGGCCCTGGCGCAGGTAGATGCGGCCCTCGTGGGCGTTGTTCACCACGAGCACGCCGTTCTTCTTGGACGTGTGGAAGAGCTGGAGCAGGTCCGGGAGGGGAATTTCCTCGATCTTCCCCGTCATGGAGCTGGCCTTGGTGGTGCGCGCGGCCTGGGCGGCGGCGGCCTCCTCCAGCTTCTGCTTCACGACGCTCTCGTCCACGGCGGCGCTCTCCGCGCCCTGGTGCACGAGCTTGAGGATGGAGGTCCCGATGAGGATGCGGTCCCCCTCCTTCAGCTTGGCCTGCTTGACCTTCTCGCCGTTGACGAAGGTGCCGTTGGTGGACCCCAGGTCCTCGATGGTGATGGCTCCGTCGGAGAACAAGATCTTCGCGTGCTTGCGCGAGACCATGTCCTCCACCAGCACCATGTCCAACTCGCTCGACCGTCCGACGACGATCTGCTTGTTGGCCTTCAGCGGGAACTCACCGCCCTGGTACTTCCCGGAGATGAACTTGAGGGCAAAGGACTTCGCCGTACCGCCAGGAGTGCTCACGGTGCCGCGACCTCGATGATGGAAGTTGCCATGGTGCTCAACCCGTCACTTCCGCCTTCCCCGGGTCCTTCACCAGGTTGAGGTACATCTGCGCGCTCTTGTTGCCGGGGCTGCGCACGAGCACGTCTTCCCAGACCTTCACCGCCTCGTCACGGCGTCCCGCCGAATAGAGGGCGATTCCATAATTGATCCGTCCAGGAATGTACGACGGATTCTGCGCGATGACCTGTTCGTACTCCGCGATGGCCGCCGCGTTGTCCCCGGCGTCCCTCAGCGCGTTGCCGAGCTTGAGGCGGATGTCCACGAACTCCGGGAAGTGCGCCAGCGCGCGGCGGTACTCTTCAATGGCCTTCTGCCACACGCCGCTGGAGGCGAACACGTCGCCGATGTCGGCGTACATGTTGGCCACCTTCTTCATGACGTAGGGGTCCAGCTCGCCAGGGGCGCCCTTCTGGCGGGACAAGGCGGCCTGGTAGACCTCCTTCGCCTCCGCGTACTTCCCCATGTCGTTGTAGATGACCGCCAGGTTGAGCGCGGCCTCGGTGTACGCGGGGTTGAGCCGCAGCGCGGACTCGAAGGCCCGCTGCGCCCGGGCGAACTGGCCCTGGTCGTGGTAGATGATGCCGAGCATGTTGTAGACGTCGGCGAAGGTCGGATTCTGCTCGACCACCTTCGTCAGGAACTGCTCGGCCTGGGCGTACTGCTTCTTCTCGAAGGAGCCGCGCCCGAGGGTCAGTAGCTGCTTGAGGGCTTCGTCCATGACTCGGCCCGCGCGGGCCCCTGCCTCCTCGGGTAGCCTACATGAGCCCGGGCGAAAACAAGAATTGATCGCCCTCGCGCACGAGCAATAACGGACGCTCCCCCCGGGTGTCGACCGGACGCGCCGGAAGGTCCCCCTCCACCCTGTAGTGCTCCGTCACCGTCGCCTCGTCCCGCTCCAGCCGCGCGTACCACGCCTGGGCCGTCAGCCGCCGCTTGCTCAAGGGGGCCACCTCCTCCCACGCCTTCCCCGCCCCGCCGTCTCCTCCCGGGCCCGCCAGCCGGGCGAGCGCGTCCGGCCGGCCCTCCGCCAGGGCCCGCCGCCGCGCCTCCAGCGCCGCCACCACCGCCACCAGCCGGGGGGCCACCGAGGACACGGGCCTCCAGCGGCCGGACGCGCGGGTGAAGGGCACGGCCTCCACGCCCGCGGTGCTGACCGTGGTGGGGCCCAGCACGCCCTCGAAGTCCAGCGTGGCGAAGGCCTCCGCGCTCCGGCCGTCCGGCGCCACCGACACGGTGATGCGCGCGTACTGGAGCCTGCGTGACATGAGCGGCACGTTCGTGCCCGGAACGGAGAGCGACACGCCGTCGTGCTCGGCTTCCTTCAGGGCGGTGATGACCTCCGCCTCCGGCCCGGCCGCGAAGCCCAGCAGGCGCGGGCCCAGGAACAGGAGGACGCCGGTGACCGCGAGCACGGCGATGCCGATGCCCCCCAGCCGCCCCCAGTCCTCCAGGCGCCTCACGACCCCAGCATCTTCTGGGCGCGCTGGGCGGCGGGCGTGCCCGGCAGGCGCTTGAGGACCTCACGCAGCGTGTTCTGCGCGCGCTCCGTGTCGTTGAGCTTCACGTAGGCGTTGTGCAGGTCGAAGAGGGCCTCCTCTTCCAGCGGCGTGCCCGGGTAGTCCTTGAGCAGCCCCTCCAGGCGCTGGGCCACGGCCTTCCAGCGCTCGCGCTTGGCGTAGAAGGACGCGACGTAGAGCTCGTGGCGCGCCAGGCGCTGGCGGGCGTCGTCGGCGTGCACCTTGGCGTCCTTCGCGTACTGCGAATCCGGGTACTGGCGCAGGAAGCCGTTCATGGCCCGGAGCGCGTCGTACATGGGCTTCTGCTCCTTCTCGTAGGAAGGCGGCAGGGCGAAGAACTCCGAGGGGAACTCCTCCACGTAGGAGAGCGCCGCGCGGTAGGCGGCGTAGTCCACCTTGGGGTGGGTGGGGTGCAGCTTGATGAAGGAGTCGAACTTGTCGCGCGACTCCGGGAACATCTCCCGGGCGAAGTCCAGGTCCGCCAGCTTCAGCTCCGCCTCGCGGGCTGCCTCCAGGTAGGGGAACTTGGTGCGGACGTGGTCGAAGTACTTCTCCGCCTTGAGGAAGTCCTTGTCCTCCAGCGCGGCCTCGCCCAGCGCCAGGTTCTCCGCCGCCTGGGTGGCGTAGTCGGGCTCGCCCGCGGGCCCCGCGGAGAGGGCGGCACAGGAGGTCATCAGCAGGGCGGTCAGGACGAGGACGGCGGAGCGCATCACGCCCCCAAACTATTCGTCCTGCCCGGAGGGGTCCAGCGAAGGTTCTCCCACCAGCCGGGTCACGATGTCCGGCGCGAAACCCCGGCTGAGCAACAGCCGCCCCGCGCGGGCCTGCTCCTTCGCGTCCAGCGGGCGGCCCGCCAGGCGCCGCTTCTCCAGCACCTGCCGGGCGGCCTCCAGCGCGTCGAAGCCCACCGCGTCCTTCGCCTCGGACAGCGCCCGCCGGGCCTCCGTGCCCTCCAGCCCGTGCGCCTGCAGCCGCTGGAGCACCGCCCGGGGCCCCAGCTTCCCCTTGCCCAGCAGGGCCGCGGCGCGTTCGCGCGCGAACTTCGCGTCGTCCAGGTAGCCCCACTCCGACAGGCGGGTCATCACCGCGTCGCGCACGGACGCCGGGAAGCCCTTGCGCTCCAGCGCGAGCGTCAGCTCATGCCGGCTCCTGCCGCGCGCCTTGAGCAGGCGCAGGCAGGCGTCGGTGGCGCGCTGGACAGCCTCTGGCCCTTCGGGCTCGTCAACCATCGCGGAGTCCCTACCATGTGGTAACAGGCCATCG
This window of the Corallococcus macrosporus genome carries:
- a CDS encoding trypsin-like serine peptidase; translation: MTNKTNVARWGASRSVALWMAVVSGLSAGACGSSEEAPDAVELRSRKDRAYDWTDDRTDVYAHPDPALVDLALHSTPIYGSATPASVAASPTLGAKYNLCPTERFLNDPTVGSCSGVLVDDDLILTAGHCFTGSIVGSKWSFGYYRPSATTVATVTSEDIFTVSEVVLMGGSTDPNDYAFVRLDRSATPRFTPARVAFGTYPLSFGAPVATIGSSSGMPLKIDSGGTVRSTGTSGSFYEVSLDIFRGNSGGAVYARDGNTVVAVVTGARGGEYVDGPTGTCKVAAQSTLVPTGVGTVIRPMLNALCATPGFTSNRLCFKFKGAIEGIDSAGWVTGWVFDRRTPEAPLTVTVNLTRTSFPMTGTTFTVQTDQLRPDINRQFGLTGNHGFRFQIPSSYFNGSGIVGVTVPDTSYPYTYNLPGGPMYY
- a CDS encoding outer membrane protein assembly factor BamD is translated as MRSAVLVLTALLMTSCAALSAGPAGEPDYATQAAENLALGEAALEDKDFLKAEKYFDHVRTKFPYLEAAREAELKLADLDFAREMFPESRDKFDSFIKLHPTHPKVDYAAYRAALSYVEEFPSEFFALPPSYEKEQKPMYDALRAMNGFLRQYPDSQYAKDAKVHADDARQRLARHELYVASFYAKRERWKAVAQRLEGLLKDYPGTPLEEEALFDLHNAYVKLNDTERAQNTLREVLKRLPGTPAAQRAQKMLGS
- the rdgB gene encoding RdgB/HAM1 family non-canonical purine NTP pyrophosphatase, with the translated sequence MKPKLLFATGNAGKVRELRLLVGDAVEVVSLKDLPPVPEPVEDGATFEENAVKKAREYSLATGLPALADDSGLCVDALDGRPGVHSARYAPGSDKDRYEKLLQELADVPEEKRTASFRCALALVTGKGDAPHVEVGRCEGVILRSPKGTNGFGYDPVFQVAGEGGRSMAELAPEEKSRVSHRARAFQLMRRHLLAL
- a CDS encoding N-acetylmuramoyl-L-alanine amidase family protein, with translation MSPRRFPLRPLLLACLLPALAGAGERGARIVIDPGHGGAKEGAKGPGDLWEKEIALQIAQRLREKLEAAGSEVFLTRERDTQMALSERVEFSNIQRPDLFLSIHANSMPTKRLRERTEGIETYFLSANASGEAARAVADRENAEAPTARSARGHSTLAFILDDLARTEAHTDASRLAYAIHPRLVSRSGAADRGVQQAPFFVLTGVEAPAVLIEVGFISHPQEGARLGKAAYQETLAEAIADGVQAFLRETRRRDSSPPQPVAGSTAP
- the rph gene encoding ribonuclease PH encodes the protein MRSFNRGALDLRPVTLTPNVNRYAEGSVQVEFGHTKVLVTCSVEDRVPPHLMGKGSGWVTAEYGMLPRATHTRGSREAAKGKQSGRTMEIQRLIGRALRASVDLQALGVRTFTLDCDVIQADGGTRTASITGAYVALVLAMRSLNKPGILKGLTPLAAVSVGVVNGEVRVDLDYDEDSTAEVDLNLVATGDGRIVEVQGTAEHKLFDRKSMDAMLDGGLAAIQQLAAAQAKVLG
- a CDS encoding regulatory protein RecX, with product MVDEPEGPEAVQRATDACLRLLKARGRSRHELTLALERKGFPASVRDAVMTRLSEWGYLDDAKFARERAAALLGKGKLGPRAVLQRLQAHGLEGTEARRALSEAKDAVGFDALEAARQVLEKRRLAGRPLDAKEQARAGRLLLSRGFAPDIVTRLVGEPSLDPSGQDE
- the selD gene encoding selenide, water dikinase SelD: MAGGKPVAPKKRLTEMSHCAGCAAKLKAGDLATVLGGLKGAASHPRALVGFNTNDDAAVYQVAPGMAVVETVDFFPPLVDDPFQFGAIAAANALSDIWAMGAKPLFALNLVCFPDELPLKTLQKILAGGQSKADEAGIPILGGHSIRDPEPKFGMAVTGVVHPKKVLTNAGAKPGDVLLLTKPVGTGIATTAIKRGLASKQLTKRVTAQMATLNKAAGEVFASGAFKVHALTDVTGFGLLGHLLEMMTGAKTRAALDLERIPLIAEVPALAEAGVIPGGTKTNLAHVKKQVTFPEGLPEHIQWLLADAQTNGGLLASVPARHALKAIQALEKAGVDAALIGEVQAGRPGIDVIG
- a CDS encoding tetratricopeptide repeat protein produces the protein MDEALKQLLTLGRGSFEKKQYAQAEQFLTKVVEQNPTFADVYNMLGIIYHDQGQFARAQRAFESALRLNPAYTEAALNLAVIYNDMGKYAEAKEVYQAALSRQKGAPGELDPYVMKKVANMYADIGDVFASSGVWQKAIEEYRRALAHFPEFVDIRLKLGNALRDAGDNAAAIAEYEQVIAQNPSYIPGRINYGIALYSAGRRDEAVKVWEDVLVRSPGNKSAQMYLNLVKDPGKAEVTG
- a CDS encoding DUF4388 domain-containing protein, whose amino-acid sequence is MSTPGGTAKSFALKFISGKYQGGEFPLKANKQIVVGRSSELDMVLVEDMVSRKHAKILFSDGAITIEDLGSTNGTFVNGEKVKQAKLKEGDRILIGTSILKLVHQGAESAAVDESVVKQKLEEAAAAQAARTTKASSMTGKIEEIPLPDLLQLFHTSKKNGVLVVNNAHEGRIYLRQGRVYYAVIDDNHNLGPQKSFNRIVTWEEGDFELRPADTQEFMVELDSSTEALLMDALRQLDEFKRLQPNLPPMATALRIAQPLTAPLKELTPEMLDVLQLVHNHGSLGGVLDHSDGDDVLTAETVVQLMKRDYVRAE